GTGAACGCGCTCGCGCGAGGGTCGTTGAGCCACGGCCCCGGGTTTTCGGCGACGGCCCGCGCGACGTCGAAGATGGCCGCTCTCCCGTAGCCTCGAGGGAGCTCGAGTCGAAACCTCGCGCGGTCTGCGCCCTGGGAGAAGGCGCTGGCGACGGCGCGGCTCTCCGGGGCGTCGAGCAGCTCCGCCACGCGTGCGGGCAGGGGGACGCCCGCGCGCCTCGGGGCGTCGACGACGAACGCGAGCGCCGTCGTGACGCGGGCCGCCGCGAGCTCCGTGAGGTCCCCCGAGGCGACCACCGTGACGTGTCCCTTCGCGGTCGCCACGACCGACGCGCCGCGGGCCGCGAGCTCCTCGGCGAGCACGCTCTCGAGGCCGTCGCGGCAGGTGCACCGGACCGTCGCGCGGTCGAAGCGTGCCGTACCGGCCGACGTGGTCTCGCGCGCCGTGGGGCGGCTCACCGTTCGCTCGAGCACGAGGCGGGCCTTGTCGAGGACGCGCTTCGTCTCGGCGTCGGTCGTGCGCAGCGCAGCGAGAGCCTCGAGTGTCCGCCCTGTGCCCACCTTGGCCGCGGCCTGCGCGAAGGCGCGAACGTCCTCCTCGCGGGTGGCCGACGCCAGGGCCTCGAGCAGCGGCCCTTCGCTCCCCTCGGGCCACACCTTCGCGAGCGAGGTCGCGGCCCACCGTCGCTCTTTGCCGGTGGCGTTCGTCAGGCGAAGGAGGAGGTAGGCGCGGGCCTCTTCGCTGCGCGACGCGCCCAACGTGCGGGCGACACGAAAGGCCTCACGCTCCCCCGGGGGAGCTCGCCTCGCGGCTTCCACGAGCGCGCGTGCGCCTGCCTCACCCGCCCGGACGAACGCGCCCTCGGCTCGATCGGCGAGGGCCTCGTCGGGCCCGGCCAACAACTCGTAAAGTCCCGAAAAGTCACGCTTTCCTGGCGTGAAGCCCGGGTCGTCGATGCGCTCCGCGAGGGGCCTGTCCAGCATGGGCGCCGTTCTCTATCACTCCTCCCGTAACCTACGAGGGTGTTCGCACGTAGTGTGTCCGGAGGAAGGCGCATCCGGTCACGGAGCGCGACATCGAACCCACCATGAACGAGCTCAAACCAAGCATGGGGCGCCGCGTCTTCTTGGGGGCGCTCACGGCCGGCACCGTCGTCTCGGTGCTCGGCGGCGCCCACTACGTGCTCGCGAGCGAGGAGGACGAGCGGCGCGCCCGAGAGACACGCCGCCCCGACGGGCGCCCGAGGTTGCCCCCGGGGCAGTATCTCCTTCGTCAGCTCAAGCCGATGGGAGGCACCGAGGGGGATCCGAGCCCCGGCGCGTTCCGCCTCCGGGTCCACGGTGACGTCGAAGCGCCGTTCACGATCGATTTCGCCGAGCTCCTCCGGATGCCTCAGATCGATCAGACGTGCGACGTGCACTGCGTGACCAAGTGGTCGGCCCTCGACGTGCGCTGGACGGGCGTGCGTGTCGCCGATCTCGTCGCTCGCGCGAAGCCCAAGGCCACGGCGCGCTATCTCGTGTTCGAGGCGGCCGCGGGCTACACCGCGAACCTCCCGCTCCGCGACGCGCTCCAGCCCAACGTGCTCGTGGCCCACAAGCTCCACGGCGCGAGCATCCCGCGGCCGCACGGCCCCCCGGTGCGCGCGCTCGTCCCCGACCTCTACTTTTGGAAGAGCGCGAAGTGGCTCCAGGGCATCAAGATCGTCTCACGGGACGAGCCCGGCTACTGGGAGACGCGCGGGTACCACAACCACGCCGACCCCTGGAAAGAAGAGCGGTATGGCTGACGCCCCGACCGAGGCTCCGGCAGCCCCCGAAGCCGACGCGCGCCCCGACACGCTCGCGAAGAAGCGCCCCGGCACCCGCTCTTCGTTCGCCTTGAGGCCCTGGGTTCGGGCAGCGCACCGCGATCTCGGCTACCTCGCCGTCGGGCTCACCCTCGTCTACGCGACGAGCGGCCTCGCGGTGAACCACCTCACCGACTGGAAGGACGGAGACGCAAACTTCTCGAGCTACTCGGTCGACGTCGACACGGGCCCGCTTCCTGCGAAGACGGGCGACGCCACCAAAGACGACGAGGCCCTCGCGGCCGCCGTCGC
The sequence above is a segment of the Myxococcales bacterium genome. Coding sequences within it:
- a CDS encoding molybdopterin-dependent oxidoreductase yields the protein MNELKPSMGRRVFLGALTAGTVVSVLGGAHYVLASEEDERRARETRRPDGRPRLPPGQYLLRQLKPMGGTEGDPSPGAFRLRVHGDVEAPFTIDFAELLRMPQIDQTCDVHCVTKWSALDVRWTGVRVADLVARAKPKATARYLVFEAAAGYTANLPLRDALQPNVLVAHKLHGASIPRPHGPPVRALVPDLYFWKSAKWLQGIKIVSRDEPGYWETRGYHNHADPWKEERYG
- a CDS encoding methyltransferase domain-containing protein produces the protein MLDRPLAERIDDPGFTPGKRDFSGLYELLAGPDEALADRAEGAFVRAGEAGARALVEAARRAPPGEREAFRVARTLGASRSEEARAYLLLRLTNATGKERRWAATSLAKVWPEGSEGPLLEALASATREEDVRAFAQAAAKVGTGRTLEALAALRTTDAETKRVLDKARLVLERTVSRPTARETTSAGTARFDRATVRCTCRDGLESVLAEELAARGASVVATAKGHVTVVASGDLTELAAARVTTALAFVVDAPRRAGVPLPARVAELLDAPESRAVASAFSQGADRARFRLELPRGYGRAAIFDVARAVAENPGPWLNDPRASAFTVRVAERGERIELAIEPRDVLAHRFAYREADVPAASHPTIAAALARLSCPAPGDVVWDPFCGSGTELVERALLGPYASMLGTDLDPRALEAARTNMHHAQVDRAISLVCADALEAPVPPGLTTVLTNPPLGRRIRGEHAPLLSQVIEKIGRALAPGGRLVWVSPSRALDEVAEAAGLALERSLDVDLGGFTGRIEVRRSSDRAR